The stretch of DNA TGCGGCCAATGTAGTGCCGTTCGCGTAGAGCTTCTCACAAACAATCGACGTCGGCCACGATGCTAACCTGGCGCAGACCCTTGTCGGTCAGAGAAATAAAATTTGTTCGGGTTCCAGCAAGATTTTTAGTGACGCTATTTTCTTGCCCCTGCTCAACCCCTCGACGCTAATATGGACAATTTTGACAAGTGTCTCAGGAGGGAGTGTAAGCAATGTTGTTAGTTTTGGAATAAACTGTTGTTGGTGTGGCCAAAGCAGCGTTGGCGTATCGAGTAATATGATTGTAAAATTCGTTAGAGTCAGGTTCTGCTGAAAAGGTATGTTCTTGTCGGCGGTTATGAAAAAGCGGAAGCCTTCCTGGTTCAGACGCTCGCGCAGTACGCCGTTTTTGACCCCAAGCCAGCCTTTGTCCTGAACTGTACAGGCCGAAAATTCCTGCAATGCCAACTTCATACGCACGTCGATTTGCTCGTCAAGCAGTACGTTCATGGCGAGCGCGTCGGCGGGTTAACTGATTGGCAGCTACTGTGAGTACTTCGTTAACCATAGCGCGGTCGATATGCGGATAACCAATCAGAAACTCGTCAATTGTACTATATTGAAGGTAATCGAAAAGCACCTGTACCGGAACGCGCGTTCCCCGAAAAACC from Spirosoma montaniterrae encodes:
- a CDS encoding DUF433 domain-containing protein; protein product: MRSSIIHRDPDILNGEPVFRGTRVPVQVLFDYLQYSTIDEFLIGYPHIDRAMVNEVLTVAANQLTRRRARHERTA